One Myxococcus stipitatus genomic window, GGTCGCCGGACTTGGGGGCGCTCTGGGCGGCCTCGCGGAAGGGGCCGTAGTAGCCGGAGGCGTACTTCACCGCGTAGGACATGATGGGCACGTCCGTCAGGCGCACCTCGTCCAGCGCGCGGCGGATGGCGCCCACCCGGCCGTCCATCATGTCCGAGGGCGCGATGATGTCCGCGCCGGCCTGGGCGCAGGTGACGGCCATCTGCGCGAGCAGGGGCAGCGTGGCGTCGTTGACGACGTGGCCGTCCTCGAGGACGCCGCAGTGGCCGTGGTCGGTGTACTCGCACAGGCACACGTCGGCGACGACCTGCAGGTCGGGCTCGGCGGCCTTGATTTCGCGGATGGCGCGCTGGACGACGCCGTCCCGCGCGTAGGCCTGCGTGCCCTGCCCGTCCTTGTGGTCGGGGATGCCGAACAGGATGACGGAGGGGACGCCCAGGGACTTCGCCTGCCGAGCCTCGGCCACGGCGTGCTCGAGCGACAGGTTGAAGATGCCCGGCATGGAGGAGATGGGACGGCGCACGTCCCGACCTTCGACCACGAACAGGGGATAGATGAAGTCCCCCGGGTCGAGGCGCGTCTCGCGCACCATCTCACGCAGGACGGGGGAACGGCGGAGCCGACGGGGGCGATGGACGGGATGGGCCATGGGTCGCCGGTATAAACCGGTGACCCGCCGGCTTCATCGTTTCCGTGTGGCCGCCCGGCCGCTCAGCCTGCGGCGAGCCGCCAGCTGAGCTGATGCCGGTGACGCTCGCGGTCGTGGCGCTGGGCCCGCACCTCCGCGATGTCCGCCTCGTGCAGCGCTCGCGCGTAACGCACCCGCGCCGCCTCCGTCCCCGCCGCCAGGCCCCGCTCGGCCTCGGCCAGCTCACGACGGGCTTCCTCACGCTGCTGCTCGACGCGCTCCTCGTACGTCATCCCGCTTCTCCTACGTTGGGGTGTGTCCGGCGGTGATTGCAGGAGCCGGACCATGCGCCCGCTTTCGCCAAGAGGGCGAAAGCACGAGGTATCGCGGCGCGGCAGGGACA contains:
- the hemB gene encoding porphobilinogen synthase codes for the protein MAHPVHRPRRLRRSPVLREMVRETRLDPGDFIYPLFVVEGRDVRRPISSMPGIFNLSLEHAVAEARQAKSLGVPSVILFGIPDHKDGQGTQAYARDGVVQRAIREIKAAEPDLQVVADVCLCEYTDHGHCGVLEDGHVVNDATLPLLAQMAVTCAQAGADIIAPSDMMDGRVGAIRRALDEVRLTDVPIMSYAVKYASGYYGPFREAAQSAPKSGDRRGYQMDPGNVREALREAALDVEEGADMLMVKPALAYLDVIRAVKERFDLPLAAYNVSGEYSMLKAAGQNGWIDYERVMLETLTGIKRAGADLIITYHALEAAKLL